CGCTGTTCAGCGTGATGTTCTTCGCCGGACGGTAGGTCAGCGTGGCGTTTGCCAGGAGGTTATCGGTCGTATGTTTGTATTGTTTGTAGAAGTTGGAAGCGAAGCTGGTGCTGTTGAGGTTGGTGCCGATGGCATCCCAGTTGATGCTGCCGTCGGGGTTAAACGGGCGCGGAGCATTGGGGACAGCCATCACGGAGCCGGAAAAGTCCTGTGGTACCATATCGTTTACCGCGCTCAGGTAAGTTCCGGTCAGCGACAGGTTGAATTTGTTGTCGGTGGTGCCGGTGCTCAAGGCAAACCGCAGGGATCCGTCCCGGTTGGAGCCTTTATGCCGCTGGATGTTGCCGGTATTGCGGAGGCTACCGCTGAAGAGGTAGGTGGTATTACCCGCGCCGCCGCTGTAGGAGAGATTGGCGTTGGTGGTAGCTGCTGCTTTGCCCATGAGTTCCTTTCTCCAATTGGTGTAGCGGTCCTCGGGCCAGGTGCCGTTCAGATCAAGGTCCTGCGCCGTTACGGTGATGCCGTCGTTTTTGAGGGCTTCGCGGCGGAGCATGAGGTATTGTTCGGTGTTCATCAGTTCCGGCGCTTTGCCCATTACGGACACGCCGGTATAGATATTGGCATTGAACGCCTGCCGGTTCGCACGTGCTTTTTTAGTCGTGATAAGTATTACGCCATAGGCGCCGGAGGAGCCGTAAATGGCCGTGGCGTCCACATCTTTCAGCACATCCACGCTTTCGATATCATTCGGGTTGAGGTAATTCAGCCCGCTGCCTCCCTGCAGGAAGCTCTGCGTGGCGTACAGCGTGTTGGACGAAAGAGGAAGGGTGCCTGCGGGAAAACGTACCCCGTCCACGATGATCAGCGGCTGCGTGGCGCCCGTCGTGAGGTTGGCGGAGCCGCGCATCCTCACTGTAAAAGCCCCGCCCGGCTGGCCGGTCACCTGCTGGATGAAGAGCCCCGGCACTTTGCCCTGCAGCGCTTCCATCACGTTATTCACCGGGTTTTTGGCGATCTCTTTCGCAGCGATAGATGTGATATTCCCCGCATTGAACCGCTTGGTAGTGGTGCCATAGGCCATCACCTGCACTTCATCCAAAGGCGAAGGACTGGGGACCAGGCGCACCGACAGGAAGTTTCCGTTTCCCGAAAGCATGGCGGATACAGCTTCGTCGCTTTCTGTATTCCCCCGACGGCTTTCCGTTGGTGCTTTCACCATCACAAAATTGCCGTTGACCCGGCGCAGCGTCAGGGGCATGAAGCCTACTGCCGAGATGCGCACTACGTCGCCATCCACCACTTCCAGTGAAAACGTGCCGTTGGCGGCGGTGACGGCTCCTTTTGTCTGCCCCATCACCACGATATTCACGCCCGGCATGGGTTTGCCGTCCGCAGAACGGACTACGCCGCTGATAGGAGTAAAGGCTATTTCAATGGCGGGAACAGGAGCGACATCCGCGACCTGCGGCTCGGGTTGCCGCTTCCGTGTAACAAGTATCGTTTTCCCCTGGATATCGTATTCCAGCGGCTGGCTTTTGAAAATGAGCGCAAGTAATTGGCGCAAAGGCATATCCTGGGCAGACACCGCAACCGGTTTCGCATCGGAGAGAACGCCTTTCTGATTCAGCACTACATGGCCTGTCTGATCCTTTATGGCTTTGAAGACCTCCCGCAGGGTCAGCTGCCGGCCCGTGATCGTGACCTGTTGTGCCTTGCCGGTGGCGTGCGCCTGCAGGAATACTGCCGTCAGTAAAAGAGTGGTGAGTCGCATAATCCGAATGATTTGTTTCACAGGCCCGCGGACCCGCAAACCGGGCAATGGCCAATAGCGTTTTTTTTGCATAAATTGCAAGCAGATTTGGTTGTTAGAAAATTGATGTTAAAGGCTGTTTTCGCCAGCTGAATCCTTTACCGTCACAGGTCGTAACTGTGGCGGTAATTTTTTTTACCGTCTCATATCTGATGTTGGTTGTTATGTATGCTATTGCTGAACAATCAGTTTCCTGCCCTCGATCCTGAACTGCACGCCGCTACGGCTGAGGATGGTCAGCAGCCCGTCCAGCGGCACGTCTCTGGTCATTTGTCCCTCGAATTCGATGTCGGGAATCCCCTTTTCATATACTACTTCTATATCGTACCAGCGTTCCAGCTGGCGCATGATATCCGCGAAAGCGAGGCCTTCAAAACTGAACAGCCCGTTCTTCCAGGCCGTAACCCGTTCCGTATCGGCATGTTCATCCACCCGTATCCCGTTCCCGGCGATTTGGGCCTGTTGCCCCGGCCGCAATATCACACCCGCCGCCTGACCCTGCGCATGTGCGGATACGTGCACCGAGCCACGGAGCAATGTGGCAGCAATAGATTTTTCATTATCATATGCGTTCACATTGAATTGCGTGCCCAGCACCGTGATGCCCGCCCGCTGGTTCACCTGCACGCGAAACGGCTTCTTCGCGTCCGGCGCCACATCGAAGTATGCTTCACCCTTCATTTCTACCAACCTTTCCCCTTCACCGAACGCCACCGGGTATTTCAGAGAACTGGCCGCATTCAGCCACACCTGCGTGCCGTCCGACAAAACGATCCTGAATTGCCGCCCGCGGGGCGTCGAAATGGTATTGTACGCCATCTTCCCCGAACCTTCATCCTCCGGCCGGTATGATAACTGCGCATTGTCCAGCACCAGCTGCGCGCCTTGCTGCTGCGCGATCGTGCCGTTGGAAAGACTATCCAGCACCACTTCCGAACCATCTGCGAGGGTGAGCACCGCGCCTTCCCGGCCGGGTACGATAGCGCGCTTTTCCGCCATCACAGCCGGTTTTGAGGGGGCATCCGGCCGCGACAGCCACAGGTATCCGCCCGCCACCACCGCCAGCACCGCCGCCGCTGCCGTCCACAACCAGCGGCGGCGGGAAGCCACGCGCACCGGTGGCCGGTCGCTCGCCAATGCCGTATGCAGCATCGGCAGCAGCGATGCATCCATTGGTACCGACATGTCCAGTTCACCGGCCTGCGCATCAAACGCGGCCAGCAGGGCATCGTGGTAC
Above is a genomic segment from Chitinophaga pollutisoli containing:
- a CDS encoding SusC/RagA family TonB-linked outer membrane protein is translated as MRLTTLLLTAVFLQAHATGKAQQVTITGRQLTLREVFKAIKDQTGHVVLNQKGVLSDAKPVAVSAQDMPLRQLLALIFKSQPLEYDIQGKTILVTRKRQPEPQVADVAPVPAIEIAFTPISGVVRSADGKPMPGVNIVVMGQTKGAVTAANGTFSLEVVDGDVVRISAVGFMPLTLRRVNGNFVMVKAPTESRRGNTESDEAVSAMLSGNGNFLSVRLVPSPSPLDEVQVMAYGTTTKRFNAGNITSIAAKEIAKNPVNNVMEALQGKVPGLFIQQVTGQPGGAFTVRMRGSANLTTGATQPLIIVDGVRFPAGTLPLSSNTLYATQSFLQGGSGLNYLNPNDIESVDVLKDVDATAIYGSSGAYGVILITTKKARANRQAFNANIYTGVSVMGKAPELMNTEQYLMLRREALKNDGITVTAQDLDLNGTWPEDRYTNWRKELMGKAAATTNANLSYSGGAGNTTYLFSGSLRNTGNIQRHKGSNRDGSLRFALSTGTTDNKFNLSLTGTYLSAVNDMVPQDFSGSVMAVPNAPRPFNPDGSINWDAIGTNLNSTSFASNFYKQYKHTTDNLLANATLTYRPAKNITLNSVFGYNTINGKELVGNPTTTFHPSNIQAATQTVGILHNYSTRSITISPYGEYRRTVATQGNLSVKLGAEISNQVTQSTDITGTGFPSDALLANPAVATSVVSRFELNEYRSIGTYGIVKFIWNEKYIANVNLRYDGSTKFGPGRRFGSFGSGALAWIFSEERLIKNNIPLLSFGKLRVSSGVVGGDAIGNFRYLETYQAMSGNYDGKTGLQPNALPNPLLNWERNFNSEIGLELGFLQDRIMADFSYYHNRAGNQLLGQPLSSVTGYTSYTLNSDALIRTSGYEASITSNNFRKKDFSWTTRFNITIPESKLLRLPTQANQNSNYVQGKPVTGLLLYKYNGVNPQTGYYSFTNGKGVTDDFSNVFTQADKTEFIDLAPKYFGSLTNSFTYKQFVLDFSINFTSRMGKNLLSNAILPFGIFGGNGSTMWLDRWQQPGDQTAVPKVSTQFSNFSRQMLFNESTGAYSDATYARLQNVSLRYNFSESLNKTLHLKNGGVYLQGQNLLTISKYNGLDPENLNPSVIPPLRVITAGINVTL
- a CDS encoding sigma-70 family RNA polymerase sigma factor gives rise to the protein MTSGSLPYSDSSLLSRIAEGDEAAFADLFNQYSGPLSRISMRMLQSEAASQEVLQDFFIKLWLNRARLAEVTAPGPWLRKVLIRECLQYLRKSALYRSKLDGLPTIADSQNRAIQALSVKEIQEAVGRALDSMPPQRKLIYRMSRERGMTTKAIAAELGLSDGYVRNALSAALQTIRGFLPPMDLLPVVVILYFFSRDSDNTLPRASSIGMDHSRITYIVGRYLSQSLTEAEQAALGDMLRDPAYHDALLAAFDAQAGELDMSVPMDASLLPMLHTALASDRPPVRVASRRRWLWTAAAAVLAVVAGGYLWLSRPDAPSKPAVMAEKRAIVPGREGAVLTLADGSEVVLDSLSNGTIAQQQGAQLVLDNAQLSYRPEDEGSGKMAYNTISTPRGRQFRIVLSDGTQVWLNAASSLKYPVAFGEGERLVEMKGEAYFDVAPDAKKPFRVQVNQRAGITVLGTQFNVNAYDNEKSIAATLLRGSVHVSAHAQGQAAGVILRPGQQAQIAGNGIRVDEHADTERVTAWKNGLFSFEGLAFADIMRQLERWYDIEVVYEKGIPDIEFEGQMTRDVPLDGLLTILSRSGVQFRIEGRKLIVQQ